The following coding sequences lie in one Glycine max cultivar Williams 82 chromosome 19, Glycine_max_v4.0, whole genome shotgun sequence genomic window:
- the LOC106797289 gene encoding isoprenylcysteine alpha-carbonyl methylesterase ICME has translation MDSWDCLLEENSRWFLFIQNSVKRIGYRWITQLLALGCYAMLLMPGFLQVAYYYFFTSKVKRSIVYGDQPRNRLDLYLPANIGEPKPVLIFVTGGAWIIGYKAWGSLLGLQLAERGIIVACIDYRIYLMGQSADAHISSCALLEQAARESEKVESVPWSISQLKAYLGLSGGYNLLDLVDHFHNRGLDRSIFLSIMEGENSLKEFSPEIKIQDPCLKSSIPHFPPVYLVHGTADYSIPSVARLVYRLEIHWWLYYFLLN, from the exons ATGGATAGTTGGGATTGTTTATTGGAGGAGAATAGCCGTTGGTTTTTGTTTATTCAGAACTCTGTCAAGAG GATTGGTTACCGTTGGATTACACAATTACTTGCCCTTGGATGTTATGCAATGCTACTTATGCCCGGTTTTTTACA AGTTGCATATTACTATTTCTTCACAAGCAAAGTAAAGCGAAGCATTGTTTATGGAGATCAGCCTAGAAACAG GTTGGATCTGTATCTACCCGCCAATATTGGTGAACCTAAGCCAGTTTTGATATTTGTAACTGGGGGAGCATGGATTATTGG GTATAAAGCATGGGGCTCCCTTTTAGGACTACAGTTGGCAGAAAGAGGCATTATAGTGGCATGCATTGATTACAG GATTTATCTAATGGGGCAATCTGCTGATGCTCATATTTCTTCTTGTGCTTTACTGGAGCAAGCAGCCAGAGAATCGGAAAAAGTAGAGAGTGTTCCTTGGAGCATTTCCCAGTTAAAAGCTTATCTTGGTTTATCTGGAGG ATACAACTTACTGGATTTAGTGGATCACTTCCACAATCGAGGCTTGGATCGTTCGATTTTCTTAAG CATAATGGAAGGTGAAAATTCTTTGAAGGAATTTTCTCCTgaaatcaaaattcaagatcCATGCCTCAAATCTTCCATTCCTCACTTCCCCCCTGTATATCTGGTCCATGGAACTGCAGATTATTCCATACCATCAGTTGCCAGGTTAGTGTATAGACTTGAAATTCATTGGtggttatattattttttacttaattga
- the LOC100789872 gene encoding uncharacterized protein LOC100789872 (The RefSeq protein has 9 substitutions and aligns at 98% coverage compared to this genomic sequence), producing MGEDPQKLKRLAADSYDYDNDSRWPGYWNNVLIPPHMASRDDVVSHFKRKFYQRYVDPDLVVEPMSVGGSSSQPTRSSTTSSSSSPPTNNQPRARSSGSTNRTSGTSTTAGPGPSPTPLRWDRQTVLFSVYAWVFVVAFLAAIPLVPKHLSHRAYRLCFLGTLCSSLYSLYSQYGKPRAWNLQALQVYFQSIVASKDFIYFIYCLTFVTSHLCLKFALIPILCWSFEHVAKFLRRNFSRSTLYRKYLEEPCVWVESNNSTLNILTSHAEIGLGFLLIISLFSWQRNIIQTFMYWQLLKLMYHVPVTAPYHQSVWAQIGRTVNPLIQRHAPFLKTPISTIQRWWLR from the exons ATGGGAGAAGATCCACAGAAGCTGAAGCGACTAGCGGCGGATTCCTACGACTACGACAACGACTCTCGATGGCCTGGTTACTGGAACAATGTTCTCATTCCTCCCCACATGGCTTCTCGCGACGACGTCGTTTCACACTTCAAGCGCAAGTTCTACCAGCGCTACGTT GATCCTGACCTTGTGGTGGAGCCAATGTCTGTTGGTGGCAGTTCATCCCAACCGACACGTTCATCAACTACGTCATCGTCATCATCGCCCCCAACAAATAATCAACCTCGTGCAAGAAGTTCTG GATCAACTAATAGAACTTCAGGGACATCCACAACTGCTGGTCCAGGTCCTAGTCCAACACCTTTGCGTTGGGATCGGCAGACAGTTCTATTTTCTGTCTATGCTTGG GTGTTTGTTGTGGCTTTCCTTGCAGCCATTCCGCTGGTACCAAAGCATCTTTCTCATAGGGCTTATCGCCTTTGTTTCCTGGGCACTCTTTGCTCTTCTTTGTACTCATTGTACTCGCAATATGGG AAGCCAAGAGCATGGAATTTGCAGGCCTTGCAAGTTTACTTTCAGTCAATAGTTGCTTCAAAGGATTTTATATACTTCATCTACTGCCTTACATTTGTTACATCTCATCTTTGCCTTAAAT TTGCTTTGATCCCCATCTTGTGTTGGTCTTTTGAACATGTTGCCAAGTTCCTTAGACGTAATTTCAGTCGCTCTACCTTGTACAG GAAGTACTTGGAAGAGCCTTGTGTTTGGGTGGAGTCAAACAATTCTACCCTCAATATACTGACATCGCATGCCGAGATTGGACTTGGATTCTTGCTGATCATCTCATTGTTCTC GTGGCAATGGAACATAATTCAAACATTCATGTACTGACAG TGTCATGTTCCTGTTACTGCCCCTTACCGTCAGAGTGTTTGGGTGCAAATTGGGAGGATGGTTAATCCACTCATCCAACGCCATGCCCCATTCTTAGAGACTCCTAAATCTACAATTCAAAGATGGTGACTACGGTAG